A single window of Desulfovibrio sp. G11 DNA harbors:
- the nuoK gene encoding NADH-quinone oxidoreductase subunit NuoK, with protein sequence MIPLSWYMALATVLFCIGVAGFLTRRNIIVMLLSLELMLNGVNLNLVAMSYFMDSLRGHVFTLFVITVAACEAAVGLGIVICLFRSRRTVRNDNIVELRG encoded by the coding sequence ATGATTCCTCTCTCATGGTACATGGCGCTGGCCACTGTGCTGTTCTGCATTGGTGTGGCCGGATTTCTTACGCGGCGCAATATTATTGTCATGCTGCTTTCCCTTGAACTCATGCTCAACGGCGTGAACCTGAACCTTGTGGCCATGAGCTATTTTATGGATTCTTTGCGCGGCCACGTTTTCACCCTTTTTGTCATAACGGTGGCAGCGTGCGAGGCCGCCGTGGGGCTGGGCATAGTCATCTGCCTGTTCCGCAGCCGTAGAACGGTGCGCAACGACAACATCGTCGAGCTTCGGGGGTAA
- a CDS encoding NADH-quinone oxidoreductase subunit N has protein sequence MTDTVIAPLSALPLLADLPALAPELVLLVTAVCLMLGDLFYPRERVFQQWLTAAGAAVALALTLSMNFSGGATAFGGVFRADGLAAAFKVVCLAALGLTALMSEAFCRHASMRQGEYYSLMAFSTLGMCVMVSAGDAIVLYLGLELMALPIYALVALRTADPRSSEAAIKYFLMGSFASALLLFGLSILYGLTGQTDIAEMAHRLAVSLSVSDMHTLPAAVVALGLVLAGLGFKVATVPFHVWAPDVYEGAPTTVTAFMSVAAKTASFAVLGRVLLQGLPQLSPLWSDALAGLAVLTMLLGNIAALAQTSLKRMLAYSAIAHAGYALLGLAACTPEGLRATAAYLTIYLCMNIGAFAVIIYLSARSGGRMGEGPDAGEDLDDYRGLAARSPLLAAVMLVFLFSLTGIPPTAGFMGKFMLFRAAFAAGYQITVVVAVVCSTISAWYYLGVAKRMYMQDSQDDAPATSCAITGETGLQAVLAVCLAGAVLWGIFPQSLLFWINVYF, from the coding sequence ATGACTGATACTGTTATTGCGCCTCTTTCTGCACTTCCCTTGCTGGCCGATCTGCCCGCCCTTGCGCCGGAGCTGGTTCTGCTGGTCACGGCTGTCTGCCTCATGCTTGGCGATCTTTTTTATCCGCGCGAGCGGGTTTTCCAGCAGTGGCTTACCGCCGCCGGGGCCGCCGTTGCTCTTGCCCTGACCCTGAGCATGAACTTCAGCGGCGGAGCCACCGCCTTTGGAGGCGTGTTTCGCGCTGACGGTCTGGCTGCGGCCTTCAAGGTCGTCTGCCTGGCGGCCCTTGGTCTTACCGCCCTTATGAGCGAGGCCTTTTGCCGCCATGCCTCCATGCGCCAGGGGGAGTATTACAGCCTCATGGCCTTTTCCACTCTCGGCATGTGCGTCATGGTTTCGGCAGGCGATGCCATAGTGCTTTATCTTGGGCTTGAGTTGATGGCCCTGCCCATTTACGCCCTTGTGGCCCTGCGTACGGCTGATCCGCGTAGCAGCGAGGCTGCCATCAAGTATTTTCTTATGGGCAGTTTTGCATCGGCCCTGCTGCTTTTTGGCCTGTCCATCCTTTATGGTCTGACAGGGCAGACAGATATTGCCGAAATGGCGCACCGCCTTGCCGTAAGTCTGAGCGTATCGGACATGCACACCCTGCCTGCGGCAGTGGTGGCTCTGGGGCTGGTGCTGGCCGGGTTGGGCTTCAAGGTGGCGACGGTTCCCTTTCATGTATGGGCGCCGGATGTTTACGAAGGCGCGCCTACCACCGTTACGGCTTTTATGTCTGTAGCGGCCAAAACGGCCAGTTTTGCCGTGCTTGGGCGTGTGCTTTTGCAGGGGTTGCCGCAACTGAGCCCGTTATGGAGTGATGCCTTGGCCGGACTCGCGGTGCTGACCATGCTTCTCGGCAACATTGCCGCCCTGGCCCAGACGAGCCTTAAACGCATGCTGGCCTATTCGGCCATTGCGCATGCCGGGTACGCGCTGCTGGGCCTTGCCGCCTGTACTCCTGAAGGGCTGAGAGCTACGGCCGCCTACCTGACCATTTACCTGTGCATGAATATCGGCGCATTTGCCGTTATAATCTACCTTTCCGCCCGCTCCGGAGGCCGTATGGGCGAAGGCCCCGACGCCGGAGAGGATCTGGACGACTATCGCGGGCTTGCCGCGCGCAGCCCGCTTCTGGCGGCGGTTATGCTGGTTTTTCTTTTCTCGCTGACGGGCATTCCGCCCACGGCCGGTTTTATGGGCAAGTTCATGCTGTTTCGTGCGGCCTTCGCAGCCGGGTATCAGATTACTGTAGTGGTGGCTGTTGTGTGCAGCACCATATCGGCCTGGTATTATCTTGGTGTTGCAAAACGCATGTACATGCAGGATAGTCAAGATGATGCCCCCGCAACATCCTGCGCCATAACGGGCGAAACGGGCTTGCAAGCCGTGCTCGCCGTCTGTCTTGCTGGAGCGGTGTTGTGGGGTATCTTCCCGCAATCATTGCTTTTCTGGATTAATGTGTATTTTTGA
- the nuoI gene encoding NADH-quinone oxidoreductase subunit NuoI codes for MQVQYKPRRNWLQTLLQTEIAQGLALTLRHMFRKPVTQQYPDEKPVVAAGFRGRHALVRDAESGGSRCVACMRCARVCPSHCIRIRSHRSVDGSRKVNAYVIDALRCIYCGYCAEVCPVNAIVLTEIYAYAGRTRQEFVFDEAHLLRNWDEFAAEKGSLEGYVNPLSRPRNALQRFLPAPKRKEHVSAEWSGEEQWVGQHWQAGKLRNETAHGIANMWESAAPGLAKAPADTAE; via the coding sequence ATGCAAGTACAGTACAAACCGCGCCGTAACTGGTTGCAAACATTGCTGCAAACCGAGATTGCCCAAGGCTTGGCGCTCACCCTGCGGCACATGTTCCGCAAACCGGTAACGCAGCAGTACCCGGATGAAAAGCCGGTGGTGGCGGCTGGTTTTCGCGGTCGCCACGCCCTGGTGCGCGATGCGGAAAGCGGCGGCAGCCGCTGCGTGGCCTGTATGCGTTGCGCCCGGGTGTGCCCGTCGCACTGCATCCGCATCCGCAGCCACAGGAGTGTGGACGGCAGCCGTAAGGTGAATGCTTACGTTATTGACGCCCTGCGGTGCATCTACTGCGGGTATTGCGCAGAAGTCTGCCCGGTGAACGCCATCGTGCTGACAGAAATTTATGCCTATGCGGGCCGTACACGACAGGAATTTGTTTTTGATGAGGCCCATCTCTTGCGTAACTGGGATGAATTTGCCGCGGAAAAGGGCAGCCTGGAAGGATATGTGAACCCGTTGAGCCGCCCCCGCAATGCTTTGCAGCGTTTTTTGCCGGCCCCCAAACGCAAGGAGCATGTGAGTGCGGAGTGGAGCGGTGAGGAGCAGTGGGTAGGGCAACACTGGCAGGCGGGCAAGCTCCGCAATGAGACGGCGCACGGCATTGCCAACATGTGGGAAAGTGCCGCGCCGGGCCTGGCAAAGGCCCCTGCGGACACTGCGGAATAG
- a CDS encoding NADH-quinone oxidoreductase subunit M has product MSVPVLSLLIFVPVLGGLSLMLLPRGREETIRLGALTVCAVELALSLWALSQFDKGLWQMQMVENRPWIESLNIRYSLGIDGISVLFLPLTALITLMGVVVSFKSITLKVKEFFVSLLLLEGAMIGVFCALDLMLFYVFWEAMLIPMFLLIGVWGGPRRIYATVKFFLYTLLGSLLMLVGIILLYLKGGNTFDMQALAGQNYSKDLQLLLFWAFFAAFAVKVPMWPVHTWLPDAHTEAPTAGSVILAGVLIKMGAYGFLRISLPILPYAAWTLLTPMLILSVIAIVYGALVCLAQTDIKRLIAYSSVSHMGFVTLGLFALTQKGVEGSIIQMLNHGIVTGALFLAVGMIYDRTHTRQIRDYGGLATTMPVMAGFFLVFTLAAIGLPGTNGFIGEFLILLGGFERAPWAAVVASSGLILGAWYMLWLYQRVFFKQVSDTVRGLPGLDGRELSIMLTMAVLVLAIGIFPNMLLEYTHASVERLVSDTQQVFAAFAAR; this is encoded by the coding sequence ATGTCCGTACCCGTACTTTCCTTGCTTATCTTTGTTCCTGTGCTTGGCGGTCTCTCGCTTATGCTCCTGCCCAGAGGGCGGGAGGAGACTATCAGGCTGGGGGCGCTGACCGTCTGTGCCGTGGAACTGGCCCTGAGCCTCTGGGCGCTCAGCCAGTTTGACAAGGGCTTGTGGCAGATGCAGATGGTGGAAAACCGCCCCTGGATTGAAAGCCTGAACATACGCTACAGCTTGGGCATTGACGGCATAAGTGTGCTCTTTTTGCCGCTGACGGCGCTCATCACGCTTATGGGCGTGGTAGTGTCGTTTAAAAGCATTACCCTGAAGGTCAAGGAATTCTTCGTCAGCCTGCTGCTGCTCGAGGGGGCCATGATAGGCGTGTTCTGCGCGCTGGACCTCATGCTTTTTTATGTGTTCTGGGAGGCCATGCTCATTCCGATGTTTCTGCTCATCGGTGTGTGGGGAGGGCCTCGGCGCATCTATGCCACGGTAAAGTTTTTCCTTTACACCCTGCTAGGCAGCCTGCTCATGCTTGTGGGCATCATTCTTCTTTATCTCAAGGGCGGCAATACCTTCGACATGCAGGCCCTGGCCGGGCAGAACTACAGCAAAGACCTGCAATTACTTTTATTCTGGGCCTTTTTTGCCGCATTTGCCGTCAAGGTGCCCATGTGGCCCGTGCACACCTGGCTGCCCGATGCCCATACTGAAGCGCCCACGGCAGGCTCGGTCATTCTGGCGGGGGTACTGATCAAAATGGGGGCTTACGGCTTTTTACGCATCAGTCTGCCCATTCTGCCTTACGCCGCCTGGACCCTGTTGACGCCCATGCTGATTCTTTCTGTTATCGCCATCGTTTACGGCGCTCTGGTCTGCCTGGCGCAAACCGATATCAAGCGTCTGATCGCATACAGTTCTGTGAGCCATATGGGTTTTGTTACCCTGGGGCTTTTCGCCCTGACACAGAAGGGTGTTGAAGGTTCCATCATCCAGATGCTCAACCACGGTATCGTGACGGGGGCGCTTTTTCTGGCCGTGGGCATGATCTATGACCGCACCCATACACGTCAGATACGCGACTACGGCGGCCTTGCCACCACCATGCCCGTCATGGCCGGATTTTTTCTGGTGTTCACCCTGGCGGCCATCGGTCTGCCGGGCACTAACGGCTTTATCGGCGAGTTCCTTATTCTGCTGGGCGGATTCGAGCGCGCGCCCTGGGCTGCGGTGGTCGCGTCCTCGGGGCTTATTCTGGGGGCCTGGTACATGCTGTGGCTCTACCAGCGAGTGTTTTTCAAGCAGGTTTCAGATACGGTGCGTGGTTTGCCCGGTCTTGACGGCAGAGAGCTGAGCATCATGCTGACCATGGCCGTGTTGGTGCTCGCCATAGGCATTTTCCCCAATATGCTGCTGGAATACACCCACGCTTCAGTAGAGCGGCTTGTCAGTGACACGCAGCAGGTTTTTGCGGCTTTTGCAGCCCGGTAG
- the nuoH gene encoding NADH-quinone oxidoreductase subunit NuoH → MDILLILLQLIVLFVLVMLHVAYATYCERKVIGHIQMRLGPMRVGWHGLLQPIADGIKSFFKEDIVPVAADRPIFLAAPIICLVPAFASLAILPWAEGWAVTDVNIGLLFVFAMSSIGAYGVVLAGWASNSKYSFLGGLRASAQVISYEIAMGLSLVGVMLLSGSLNLGDIVQAQGDSFFGMFIFRQIIGFFVFCVAMLAETNRVPFDLPEAETELVSGYSTEYSGMRYALFFMAEYTSMFVMATVGTICFLGGWNGPVDLPFFPPFWLLIKVYFIMFVFFWLRATLPRYRYDQLMSLGWKVLIPLALLNIVLTAIGRAVFG, encoded by the coding sequence ATGGACATACTGCTTATTCTGCTGCAACTCATCGTGCTCTTCGTGCTTGTGATGCTGCATGTGGCCTACGCCACGTACTGCGAGCGCAAGGTGATCGGGCACATCCAGATGCGCCTCGGCCCCATGCGCGTAGGCTGGCACGGCCTTTTGCAGCCCATTGCCGACGGCATAAAAAGTTTCTTCAAAGAAGATATCGTCCCCGTCGCCGCAGACAGGCCCATTTTTCTGGCGGCTCCCATCATCTGCCTGGTTCCGGCTTTCGCTTCTCTTGCCATACTGCCCTGGGCCGAGGGCTGGGCCGTTACCGATGTGAACATCGGCCTGCTTTTCGTCTTTGCCATGAGTTCCATCGGTGCTTATGGCGTGGTGCTGGCGGGCTGGGCTTCCAACTCCAAGTACAGCTTTCTTGGCGGATTGCGCGCTTCGGCGCAGGTGATCAGCTACGAGATAGCCATGGGGCTGAGCCTTGTGGGCGTCATGCTGCTTTCCGGCTCGCTCAACCTTGGCGACATTGTTCAGGCGCAGGGCGACAGTTTTTTCGGCATGTTCATTTTCCGGCAGATTATCGGCTTTTTTGTATTCTGCGTGGCCATGCTGGCCGAAACGAACAGGGTTCCTTTTGACCTGCCCGAGGCGGAAACTGAGCTTGTTTCAGGCTATTCCACCGAATACAGCGGCATGCGCTACGCGCTTTTTTTCATGGCCGAGTATACATCCATGTTCGTTATGGCCACCGTGGGTACCATATGCTTTCTCGGCGGCTGGAACGGGCCGGTAGACCTGCCATTTTTTCCGCCGTTCTGGCTGCTTATCAAAGTATATTTTATCATGTTCGTTTTTTTCTGGCTACGCGCCACCCTGCCACGTTACCGCTACGACCAGTTGATGTCTCTTGGCTGGAAGGTGCTCATTCCCCTGGCGCTGCTCAACATCGTGCTGACGGCCATCGGCAGGGCCGTGTTCGGCTAG
- a CDS encoding GDYXXLXY domain-containing protein gives MRKAYIIAVLVLFFTGYIFSVQKMERIVTDGKTVLLPLAPVDPRALLMGDYMDLSYVVNGDIYSALQKAEATRDVPGSPSAPPAAARPQNTGTSAMPSHGLAVLRVTNVPVPLAADFVRLYDGKDLRDEEFLLAYKLRGHRVISVTSAFYFEEGSAKRYEQARFGLFKVANDGKTLLVNLCDSQGRPIQYEKTAEQEVQP, from the coding sequence ATGCGTAAGGCATATATTATCGCAGTACTGGTGCTGTTTTTTACAGGCTATATATTCTCTGTGCAGAAGATGGAGCGCATCGTTACGGACGGCAAAACCGTGCTGCTTCCTCTTGCCCCTGTAGACCCGCGTGCACTGCTTATGGGCGACTATATGGACCTCAGCTATGTGGTCAATGGAGATATTTACAGTGCCTTGCAAAAAGCAGAAGCCACCCGCGATGTCCCTGGTTCCCCTTCTGCCCCCCCTGCTGCCGCTCGCCCCCAAAATACAGGAACTTCCGCCATGCCCTCTCACGGCCTGGCTGTGCTACGGGTAACCAATGTTCCGGTTCCGCTGGCTGCGGACTTTGTGCGCCTCTACGATGGCAAGGACTTGCGGGATGAGGAATTTCTGCTGGCCTACAAACTGCGCGGGCACAGAGTCATCAGCGTGACTTCGGCGTTTTATTTTGAGGAAGGCAGCGCAAAACGCTACGAACAAGCCCGCTTCGGACTCTTCAAGGTCGCCAATGATGGAAAAACCCTTCTTGTTAATCTTTGCGACAGCCAGGGTCGGCCCATACAGTATGAAAAAACAGCAGAACAGGAAGTTCAGCCCTAG
- the nuoD gene encoding NADH dehydrogenase (quinone) subunit D, whose protein sequence is MSKQRKQHVECAVPHGQPTGRLSAEELSGLEQSDIACVNCLDDNDFDDADFDDRTSLRMGPQHPATHGVLRVDLELEGETIVHCDPQVGYLHRGFEKLAEKFTYAQALTLTDRLDYIAAMSNNTGYCLAVEKLLGIEAPLRARYIRTIACEMSRISSHLLWLATHALDIGAMTVFLYCFREREMLLNLFEDLCGARLTLTYPRIGGVRQDVSGRFMSGLQDFVNIFPGRIVEYETLLDTNRIWLKRTVGVGKVSADEALSLGLTGACLRGSGVDYDVRRHAPYDAYALLDFAVPLGADGDIYARYRCRMEELRQSTHILQQCIDAMPPGPTLAEDSPDLLMPPSRWHGTPETTLYGGGLRAVMRDRNIYMAGDVFVSTEVPKGELGFYFISNGSSRPYRMHVRAPSFIHIGALASIARGGLIADLIANIGSLDVVLGESDR, encoded by the coding sequence ATGAGTAAGCAGCGCAAGCAGCATGTGGAGTGCGCCGTGCCCCACGGCCAGCCTACGGGCAGGCTTTCGGCCGAGGAACTGAGCGGTCTTGAGCAGAGCGATATTGCCTGCGTCAACTGCCTTGACGACAACGATTTTGACGACGCAGATTTTGACGACCGCACCAGCCTGCGCATGGGACCGCAGCATCCGGCCACACACGGCGTTTTGCGGGTGGACCTTGAGCTTGAGGGCGAAACCATCGTGCATTGCGACCCGCAGGTCGGGTATCTGCACCGGGGATTTGAAAAACTGGCGGAAAAGTTCACCTATGCCCAGGCCCTGACGCTTACGGACCGACTGGACTATATCGCGGCCATGTCCAACAACACAGGCTATTGCCTGGCGGTGGAAAAGCTGCTGGGTATTGAAGCGCCCCTGCGCGCCCGGTACATCCGCACCATTGCCTGCGAAATGTCGCGCATCAGTTCACATTTGCTGTGGCTTGCCACCCACGCCCTGGATATCGGGGCCATGACGGTTTTTCTTTACTGCTTCCGTGAGCGCGAAATGCTGCTCAATCTTTTTGAAGACCTGTGCGGCGCGCGGCTTACCCTGACGTATCCGCGCATCGGCGGTGTGCGGCAGGACGTGAGCGGCAGGTTCATGAGCGGCCTTCAGGATTTTGTAAACATTTTCCCCGGCCGTATTGTGGAATACGAGACCCTGCTGGATACCAACCGCATCTGGCTCAAGCGCACCGTTGGCGTGGGCAAGGTCAGCGCGGATGAAGCCCTGTCGTTGGGTCTTACCGGGGCCTGTCTGCGCGGTTCCGGCGTGGATTATGACGTGCGCCGCCATGCGCCCTATGATGCGTATGCCCTGCTGGACTTTGCAGTTCCTCTGGGTGCTGACGGGGATATCTACGCCCGTTATCGCTGTCGTATGGAGGAACTGCGCCAGTCTACGCACATTCTGCAGCAGTGCATCGACGCCATGCCTCCCGGCCCCACGCTGGCCGAAGACTCCCCGGATCTGCTCATGCCGCCGTCACGCTGGCACGGCACGCCCGAAACCACCCTTTACGGCGGTGGGCTGCGCGCCGTTATGCGTGACAGAAATATCTACATGGCGGGCGATGTATTTGTATCCACAGAAGTCCCCAAGGGAGAACTGGGTTTCTACTTCATCTCCAACGGCAGCAGCCGCCCGTACCGCATGCATGTACGTGCGCCGTCTTTCATACACATCGGCGCGCTGGCAAGCATCGCCAGGGGCGGGCTTATCGCCGACCTGATCGCAAATATCGGAAGTCTGGACGTGGTGCTGGGCGAATCGGACCGCTGA
- a CDS encoding NADH-quinone oxidoreductase subunit J family protein, with protein MFGEIFFLYCAVVIVVCGILSIRLRNPVHCVLLVLLLFVHMAAVYLTLQAEFLAAVQIVVYAGAVLVMYLFVVFLVNLKREMRMPALVPHPWVGYAIGIALCGTLLWGLRFFMAGGKDVWPYEALREATHTRALSRELFTHNFLALEVAGVLLLVALVAALVLARRQPPPGTAEDSPCETYGEAQGIEAPQSGGQKGDAACGRDHKTRDGGLAR; from the coding sequence GTGTTTGGCGAAATTTTCTTTCTTTACTGCGCCGTTGTCATCGTTGTGTGCGGCATCCTGTCCATCAGGCTGCGCAATCCGGTGCATTGCGTGCTTCTTGTGCTGCTGCTGTTCGTCCATATGGCCGCCGTCTATCTGACTCTTCAGGCCGAATTTCTGGCAGCGGTGCAGATTGTGGTTTACGCCGGGGCCGTGCTTGTCATGTATCTTTTTGTGGTTTTTCTGGTGAACCTCAAGCGTGAGATGCGCATGCCCGCCCTCGTGCCGCATCCCTGGGTGGGGTATGCCATTGGCATAGCGCTATGCGGCACTCTGCTCTGGGGTTTGCGCTTTTTTATGGCTGGCGGCAAGGATGTGTGGCCCTATGAGGCCCTGCGCGAGGCGACCCACACGAGAGCGCTGAGCCGCGAGCTGTTCACCCACAACTTTCTTGCTCTTGAAGTGGCCGGTGTGCTGTTGCTGGTGGCTCTTGTGGCGGCCCTTGTGCTGGCGCGCAGGCAGCCCCCGCCCGGCACTGCTGAAGACTCCCCATGTGAAACGTATGGAGAAGCCCAGGGCATCGAGGCCCCGCAGTCTGGCGGCCAGAAGGGCGATGCCGCATGCGGCAGGGATCACAAAACACGGGATGGAGGGCTGGCGCGATGA
- the nuoL gene encoding NADH-quinone oxidoreductase subunit L, whose product MPIYLLLIPLCPLLAFAVTLVCGRWWGSRAHWLPIAAIVVSLCCSILALRDVMNGVIVNADVHNWITSGNLSVSFGFLVDQLTAVMLIVVTSVSTLVHIYSVGYMKGEDGYYRFFAYLALFSFSMLMLVLSNNFLQLFFGWEAVGLSSYLLIGFYYEKTSASDAGKKAFIVNRFGDFGFLLGLFCIFTLFGSLHYDDVFARAGLLQGLSYTIGGISIDAATLVCLLLFCGAAGKSAQLPLHVWLPDAMEGPTPVSALIHAATMVTAGVFLVARCNALFSLSPTALGVITVVGALTALFAATIALTQTDIKRVVAYSTISQLAFMFIGCGVGAYAAGIFHLFTHAFFKALLFLGCGSVILGMHHEQDMRRMGGLRKYMPVTCVTFLLASLSISGVPGLAGFFSKDEILLMAFNADTTAGYFAWGVGTFVAFLTAFYSFRLFFSIFYGEFRGTQHQREHLRESPLVVTIPLLLLACGAVGAGWLGIPHVLGGSNLWAGFLEPVVGHPHLHLDGPAELMLMGASVVAGVCGIGLAWFMYHRQTEWPERVVQSFPRLYRLFLHKYRVDEIYAACLVRPVLWLADHVLLRVVDTKGIEGVVNGLPRAIGRLSVRLRRFQDGHVAHYLAWLAGASVVLLIVLQLGIFS is encoded by the coding sequence ATGCCCATATACCTCTTGCTTATTCCGCTGTGTCCGCTGCTGGCCTTTGCCGTTACCCTGGTGTGCGGGCGCTGGTGGGGCAGCCGCGCCCACTGGCTGCCCATCGCAGCCATCGTTGTTTCCCTGTGCTGTTCCATTCTGGCCCTGCGCGATGTCATGAACGGCGTTATCGTCAACGCTGATGTGCATAACTGGATAACATCGGGCAATCTGAGCGTGTCTTTCGGTTTTCTTGTGGACCAGCTTACGGCAGTTATGCTTATTGTGGTTACCAGTGTCAGCACACTGGTCCACATCTATTCTGTGGGCTACATGAAGGGCGAGGACGGCTATTACCGCTTTTTCGCCTATCTGGCGCTCTTTTCTTTCTCCATGCTCATGCTGGTGCTGAGCAATAACTTTTTACAGCTCTTTTTCGGATGGGAGGCTGTAGGGCTTTCATCCTATCTGCTCATCGGCTTTTATTACGAAAAAACCTCGGCATCGGATGCGGGGAAAAAAGCTTTCATTGTCAACAGGTTCGGCGATTTTGGCTTTTTGCTCGGCCTGTTCTGCATATTCACGCTTTTCGGCAGCCTGCATTATGATGATGTTTTTGCCCGTGCGGGACTGTTGCAGGGCCTGAGCTATACCATTGGTGGCATAAGCATTGACGCGGCCACCCTTGTCTGCCTGCTGCTTTTTTGCGGCGCAGCGGGCAAGTCTGCCCAGTTGCCCCTGCATGTGTGGCTGCCCGATGCCATGGAAGGTCCGACGCCTGTGAGCGCCCTCATTCACGCGGCCACTATGGTCACGGCGGGGGTCTTTCTGGTCGCCCGCTGTAATGCGTTGTTTTCCCTTTCCCCCACAGCTCTTGGCGTCATTACCGTGGTGGGGGCACTTACGGCGCTTTTTGCGGCCACCATTGCCCTCACCCAGACGGACATCAAGCGGGTGGTGGCCTATTCCACCATCAGCCAGCTGGCTTTCATGTTCATAGGCTGTGGTGTAGGGGCCTATGCGGCGGGCATTTTTCACCTCTTTACCCATGCATTTTTCAAGGCTCTGCTGTTTCTGGGTTGCGGTTCGGTCATACTGGGCATGCACCATGAGCAGGATATGCGTCGTATGGGCGGGTTACGAAAATATATGCCCGTCACCTGCGTCACATTTTTGCTGGCTTCGCTTTCCATTTCCGGCGTACCGGGCCTGGCAGGTTTTTTTAGCAAGGATGAGATCCTGCTTATGGCTTTCAACGCAGATACCACGGCCGGCTATTTCGCCTGGGGCGTGGGGACCTTTGTGGCCTTTTTGACGGCTTTTTATTCCTTCCGTCTGTTTTTCAGCATTTTTTATGGTGAATTTCGCGGCACACAGCATCAGCGCGAGCATTTGCGCGAGTCGCCGCTGGTGGTCACCATACCTTTGCTCCTCCTGGCCTGCGGGGCTGTGGGGGCTGGCTGGCTGGGCATTCCGCATGTGCTTGGTGGCTCCAACCTCTGGGCCGGTTTTCTTGAGCCGGTTGTGGGGCATCCGCATCTGCACCTGGATGGCCCGGCGGAGCTTATGCTCATGGGGGCTTCAGTCGTGGCGGGGGTGTGCGGCATCGGTCTTGCGTGGTTCATGTACCACCGCCAGACTGAATGGCCGGAAAGGGTGGTGCAGAGTTTTCCGCGCCTGTACAGGCTTTTTCTGCACAAGTACCGTGTGGACGAAATTTACGCGGCCTGTCTGGTGCGTCCGGTCTTGTGGCTGGCTGATCATGTGCTGCTGCGCGTGGTGGACACCAAGGGAATCGAAGGGGTGGTCAATGGCCTGCCCCGTGCCATCGGCAGGCTTTCTGTCAGGTTGCGCCGTTTTCAGGACGGGCATGTGGCCCATTATCTGGCCTGGCTGGCCGGAGCCTCGGTGGTGCTTCTGATTGTGCTGCAACTGGGAATTTTCTCGTAA
- a CDS encoding NADH-quinone oxidoreductase subunit C, giving the protein MESLEIADRLRGFFPEEVLDVREFRGQLAVLVRSGRILELLAYLRDVLDMRHLQALCGVDNSRRNEPGLSPFEVVYHLYSIRQRHGIRLRAMVDDPEEGIDSAVPLWTGANWLERETWDLVGIHFRGHPDLRRILLPDDWQGHPLRKEYPVKIPARGHEEWEGLTALRKRAAELDALSWQGGARHE; this is encoded by the coding sequence ATGGAGTCCCTGGAGATAGCGGACCGCCTGCGCGGGTTTTTTCCTGAAGAAGTGCTGGACGTGCGCGAGTTTCGGGGGCAGCTGGCGGTTCTGGTGCGGTCCGGCCGCATTCTGGAACTGCTGGCCTACCTGCGCGACGTTCTTGACATGCGGCACCTGCAAGCCCTGTGTGGCGTGGATAACAGCCGCAGAAACGAACCGGGCCTGAGTCCTTTTGAAGTGGTCTACCATCTTTACTCCATCAGGCAGCGCCATGGCATCCGCCTGCGGGCCATGGTGGACGATCCTGAGGAAGGCATTGATTCGGCCGTACCGCTCTGGACCGGGGCCAACTGGCTGGAGCGGGAAACCTGGGACCTTGTGGGCATACATTTCAGGGGACATCCGGATTTGCGTCGCATCCTTCTGCCCGATGACTGGCAGGGGCATCCGCTGCGCAAGGAATATCCCGTGAAAATCCCGGCCCGGGGGCATGAGGAATGGGAGGGCCTGACAGCCCTGCGCAAGCGCGCCGCAGAACTGGACGCCCTGAGCTGGCAGGGGGGGGCAAGGCATGAGTAA